atagCTGGTATTTGGTAGCAGGTTGTGTTTGTGGGGGATGAGAAACAGTGAAGAGTCCAGAACGACtcctaggttgtgagcctgaCGGACTGGGGGACTAACTAATAATAAGGAAGTTATAAAGAGAGGGGagggtttagggggaaagataatgagtcagttttgggcatgttgagtttaagatgtcttctGGCCCAGGACAGAACCCTGTGGGAAGCCTGCAGTTAGAAAATGTAATCTAGgtgaggatccagcaaaggaaattgagaaggaaTAGAGAAGGAGCCAGTCAAGAGGGAGAGATCAAAAATAAGTGATAgagcagccattctggagagccatttggaactatgcccaaagaactatcaaactgtgtataccctttgatccagcagtctcgcTGCCAGGTCTGTATccccaaaagatcataaaaagggagaaGGACCTACATgcgcaaaaaatgtttgtagcaccctTTTTGAATTGGCAAGGAACTGCAAACTGGATGCCCCAAATTGgttgaataagttctggtatatgaatgttatggaatattattgttctataagaaacgatcagcagaatgatttgaGAGAGGCCTGCGGGGATTTACaagagctgatgctgagtgaagggaggAGAATGAAGGGAACACTGAACACAGCaaacacaagattatgtgatgatcaactgtgatctCTTtgcagcaatgagatgattcaagccagttccaatagacttgtgatagagagtcatctgcatccagagattgaatgtggatcacaacatagtatcttcagcttttttgtttcttttttgcttgctttttttctttctcatttttttccctttttgatctgatttttcttgcacagcatgataaatgtggaaatatgtatggaagaagtgcacatgtttaacatattggattatttgctgtctagggaaaggagggagaaaaatttggaacatcagGTTTTGGaggggtgaatgatgaaaactatctttgcatggattttgaaaataaaaagctattattaaaaaataagtgaTGGAAGGAGGATATCAGAAGGACAATCTGATGGAGAGATGGGATGGAAGAAGATCACTTGAGCAGGAAGAGAGGTTAGATTCAATAAGGAGTAAGGTGCCTTCTGTCATGTGATGCAAGGGGGAAGTAAGAGATAGTAACAGAAGGTATCTGAGGGATAGgagatgaagaaaatagaagagggAACTTATGGAAAATgacctatttttttctataaaatatgaagcaagatTCTTAGCTGAGAGATTTGGGTGAGAGGAGGAGCCAGGGGAGGTTTAAAGAAGGATAAAACAAAGTTTGGGAGCTTCTGTGGAGTAGTAAATCGATAAGGAATCATTCTACAGAAGAATTGCCTAGCAgcagtgagggcccagttgaaGTTGTAGTAGAGAACAATCAGAACAGTTGCGTTGATTTTCTTGCAATTGCACATATGTAAACTCAAAGATAGGCTGATGGTGGGAATGCTCCAAGGCTGAAGCTTGAGAGAACAAAATTGGGACTATGATAAAGGGGCCAGGGACTGGAGAGAAGAAGGCAAATTGAACCAGTTCACCAAAGGATTAAGATGGGGGGAAAAGTGGAAAGAGTGTCTAGTGTAGGGGTGATATCCTGGGAAAGAACAAAGAGGTCAAGGGATCGAGGGCCACAATGTGGAGAAAGAGTCAAGTTTGGTAAGGGAAGGCAGAGGGAGATGTAGAAATCCTATAGGTTAGCAATAAGAATTTTCGGAATTATTGAACGTGGAGGGGGTACATGATTGATGCAGGTATGACACTTTATGTACGTGGCTGAGACAGGGTGGAGGACTAGGCTCTGGGAAGTGAATAGCCTGAATGAGTGCTTGGGGGAGAGTCCATATGGATGTTGAAGTCCCCAGGGATGATGGTGGGAGTTGAGGAAATATGTGTGAAATGGGCATCCAGCTATTCACAGGAATCCTGTTCCAGCCTGGAAGGAAGAACCCTTTAGGATTGGAGGGCAAAGGGTAATGTACTCCCCCCCTCACCCTCATCTTCTGTATGAGTGACCCTGATTCTTGATTTGTCTCTTCTTCTCTAGGTGTCCATTTGATACAAGTCAAGGATGCTAGGTagaatattatacaataatagcTCTCGAACTGGCCTAGATctagtccaggggttctcaaactacggcctgcgggccagatgtggcccactgaggacgtttatgcggcccgctgcattatggcaaatgggctgaggggcggagacagagtgggagcttttgtttttactatagtccagccctcccatagtctgagggacagtgaattggtcccctatttaaaaagtttgaggaccactgatctagtccaattccctccTTTTATGGAGgcgaaaactgaggcccagggaggagaAGGAATTTGCTCCAGGACATATGGGTAATATTCCAGGTgggatttctatttttaaaaaccccaGTAGCATTTACTTAACGATTAAAAACAATTCTGTGGCTAAGCCCTGGTTTAGAAGTCATCATTGACTATAAGAACTCAAAGGGGAATAACATCACTCTCACTACAGCAAAGCACCTCTTGGACTGCCCTCCCTTGTACCCagtgattatttaatttttgtttttctggactcAAATGTTATTCAGTGGGGCTTTGGCCTTCTGGAGGTCTATCCTTGAAAAATGCTTGTCCTCTTGGGCAactctttccccccctcctctcCTAACCCTCCTGCAGGGATCCATCAAGAGACCAGAGAGCTTTCCATTTGTCATAGTCCACTGCCTCCCTATGAAAGTGCTTTGAGATCCTCGACCGGGTGGCTCTGTACAACCCCTTATCTCATTCTCCTCTCTCCTTGAGATGTCGCTCCATTTAGCTCGCCGTGACCGGACCGAGGTCACATGCAAGTCAAACATAAAACTCTTACCTCTTTCATCCCCAACGtcacctccttctcctcttcactCATTTCTCATAACTCACTCACTGGTCCTAGTTGGGGAGGGAGGGTTAAGGTTATGTGGAGGAGCTGAGGCAGTGATGGGACACACAAGTACCACCCATGGGTACTTCGCTTCCTCTGAAGGGCCAGGGCTCCTCATTCCAAGGCTGGAGGTAGAAGTGGTTATATTTTTGCAAACACAGTTTCAATGGCAATATCCAATATATGTGTTGGTCCCACTTGCCTCTTTATACACGGAGCTACTACAGTTAGGCCTTCTATCTCAAGgccagatggtgcagtggatagagccccagtcctggaatcaggaaaacccaagtcCAAATTATTTCAGTCAGTtaacctcagtttgcctcagtttcctcatctgtcaaatggggatgatcatagtacctacctcccagaattgttgtgaggattagatatttgtaaagtgtacACAGTAGGCATGTAAAAAAATTCTAGCTAAGATTGTTTTGACACTTTTTCCTGTATGTAAGCAGACTTGGTTTCTCCTTGTTGCTTATTTCTCTGAGATCACAGACCTACTGAGTGGGAAGAAAGTTTAGAGCTTATCTAGTCCACCTCCCTATCTTACCAATGGGGCCTGAGGCCCAGGAAGGGAACCATGGTAACTGAGAATTCGTACCCAAACCAAAATTCCCTTTGTCTTTTGTTCTACACCAAGGTTATACCCACCAAGCAAATTACTGCCTCTCTCACCCCCtccattccagccaaactgattTACTCATTGTTCTCTGTACCTGACCCTCCGCCTCCCATCTCTGCACCTCTGCATTAGCTGACCCCCCATAATGCACCAGAATGCACTTCCCCCTCTCCTAAAAGCCCTAGCTCCCTTCAAATCTTAACTCAAACGCTGCCTCCTACACAAAGGATCTCTGCCCCACACCTCAGTGCTGTCCACCCTTTCCAAAATTACTTTGAATAGATTTATCTGTGCATGAGCTGTATTccctatccctcccctccccGTTAGCccaatgtaaacttttttttttttttttttgggagataGCTGCTTCctgtttgtctttgtatctccaggcaTCTAATagatgcttgctgaattgaatggaagggaaggaaggaaggagagaaagaaagaagaaaggtaggaaagaagaaaaggaaggagagaggaagggaaaaaagaaagggagggaggaaggaaaggaaggagggaaggatttCCCATATTTAAGATCTAAAATGGACTGAGTTCCCTACAGATGCAGCCACTGGATCTTGCAACTTGAacgcttctctctctttttttggacTCAGGATTTCAGGGTTCCTATCTTGGCACTTCtcagctgtgggaccctggccctttctgaatttctgttttctcctctgtaaaatgaactatcTCACAGAGATGTGATGGAGatagttctttgcttttttttttttttttttttttaatccctattttgaatttttttgaatgtcttttgtttttacaccaCTTTTACTTCCAAACAGACTCCTTTCCCTGCCCCTCCCCTTGTAacagattaaaaatgaaagaggggaaacaagcagttaagcaaaactaatcaacaccCACtgacagcacacacacacatacccactaATAGTGTGTGTCTATACTATTGGTTGTTGGTTggtacacacacataaatgtttatatatatatgtgtgtgtgtgtgtgtgtgtgtgtgtgtgtgtgtgtgtgtgtgtgtgtatgtatatatatatatatatatatatatatatatatatatatatatatatatatatatatatatatatatatatatatatatatatatatatatatatatatatatatacacaaacatacacacacatatatgtatgtataacagTACATATACAAGATTCCACAATCATACACTTCTGCAATTCTCCAGTACGTACaagttcttccttccctcttctccctccctccctcccttttttccttcctccattctttccttttttccctaccttcctttctttttcccttcctctttcctacctttcttctttcctttcctctttccttccttcccttcttcccttcctttctttttcccttccactcttcttccctttcttctttcctccctttcttctttccttcccccttcctttctttttcccttcctctctccttccctttcttcttttctacctttcttttttcctacttttcttttttccttctctccttccttccctccctttttttctttttcccttcccctctccttccctttcttctttcctccctttcttctttccttccctccttccttacttcccttcttcccttcctttcttttcccttcctctccttccctttcttctttcctatttttcttttttccttcccttcttcccttcctttcttttcccttcctctctccttccctttcttctttccttcccttcctccctccctccctccctctctcttcactCGGTTTagaggatgtgggttcaaattcttGCTGTGTTTCGTACCCATGGGAGCCTGGGCGTCTCTTCCCTTCCCTGGGCCCCAGTGTCCTGATGTAGATGTTCCCTGGGGTTCCTCCGGACCCCTATTTTAAGCTGAATTACAATTTCGGCAGCCCTTCCCCGGAAGGATGGCCCGGCTCTccgtgcccccccccccccaggtgcCCGTTTTCGAGGCGGTGGGACCTTCGGGTGTGGGAGCACCTCGGGCCCAGCGCCTCGCAGTGAGCGCCTCCCGGGCTCTGGGCGTGTGGCTGATGGCGAGTCGCTGTCCAGGCAGCGAGGCCCGCGCCCCGGCCGCCCGCGCCCCGCCACCGTGGCCCGGCTCGGGCTTTTGGCCTCCGGGCCCGTTGGCGGCTGGGAGGAGAAACCTCGGGCCGCTTTGATGTGCATCTCTCCTGTCATTAGGGCCGAGGCCCGGGCTTTCAAGGCTCGTAAAGAGCCGCAGTTTGCTTTGGGAGCTGCTTGTTTACGCCTTTGTCACCCTCGAGGAAAGTTGTGGAGAAGCCAGTTCTGCCTAAACGGGAGTCCCGCTCTTAGCGGCCCGCAGCCCTTCTTTTTATTGCTATTTATTGTTTTTACATCTTCTGCTGGTCCTGCACGTTCTGAATCCGACCAAATAAGTGCTTGTGGGGCTTGGGCCGCCGCCAGggctctccccgccccccccccccttatttaCTATAATCTTAGCTAAAACTTCTCCGGGGGAGGACGACCACGACTAGGGACTGTGACCTTGGAGCCGGCGCCTGTACGCCCCTTCCCCCCCCTTCTGCGCAGCCCTCCGGGAGGCCGGCCGGGGAGGACGGCCACGTGCCCCGTCGCCTGTGGGCTGAGGTGGCCTCGGGGAGGGAGGGGGCgggaggagaggggaagtggagaaaaggaggagTGAACCGAGGTACTTCCCGACGGAGGGAACGGGCCGGCCCTTCCTCCTTTGGCAGCCGTCCAGGCGTGAGAGGGAGGCTCGGGCAGCGTGAGCCTTATCTGGCCCGGCTGACAGCAGCCTTTTTAGGCGCGAGCGCAGCTGCCGGGACAGCTCAGTTGGAGCCGGAGTCCGACGGGAGCGCAGAAGGAGGGAGCGCCGGGCGCACGGCTGGCCGCCCGTCCGTCCGTCCGCCCCGCTGCCTCGGCGCGCCCGCCCCTATTCCGGCCTGCCCATCTGGCCCGCCCGCCCGTCCCGCGGCCGCTCGGCTCGTCAGTGTGAGCGCCCGTGTAGGTGACTCTCCAGTGCGCCTGGACTTTTATGTGTATGCGTGCGTGCGCACGGTGGCGCGCACAGAGAGAGAGTGCACTTCCACAGAAGACCAGCAGCTCGACCGGCCCGCGGGCCTTCCAGAAGAAGCGGACCAGAGTCATGAGCAGTTCCTACAGGTGCTGGAAGAGCAAGAGGTGAGTAGCCCGGCTCCCTCAGCGGCCCCTCGGGGAGAGCCCGGGGTGCCCGCCAGCCCAGTGCCGTCGTCACCAACGCGCCTTAGGCGTCCGCGCGTCGGGGGGAGCGGGGCGGGGGGTCCCCGGAACTGAGGACCACGGGCTTCCAGCTTCCTTCCATCCCGGCGCGAGCCCCTTCCCCCGTCACGCTGCCCTCGACGGGGAGACGGGCGCCAGTGCTCCGGGACAGCGAGCAATCCCAAAGGGGGAACTCCCTCGAGAAACCCGTGTGCCCGGCGAGACCGAGCCACGAGGGGGATGGGGGGGGAGGCGCATGTTCCGCTAGAATTGCGCAGAGAACAAGCCGTCCCCTCAGTCAGCAACTCCCCAAACGTAACCTGAGGGTCCAACGCTAACTCACCCGTGAGGAACACGATGAAAATAGTCCCCTGAGGGCCGTGCCCTTGTCGTTAGTCAAGTGTGTCCTTTTGGTCATACGTGTCTGTTAGCGGCTCAGATGGCCGACGAGGAACGTAGCCGTGGGACGGAGGGCAGGGATCCCCGAGGCCACCTAGTCCGGCCCACTccttttacagacgaggaaactgaggctcggggAGGGAGGGTGACCCAGGGGCTCCTAAGAGcctagatctagagctggaaaggaccaaaggagaaaacaaaatgcagagaTCCTGTGTGTGACCCGGAGGCACGCAAGTAGGAATGGGCAGAATTGGAACTCAGGACCTCTGCGTCCAATTCTAGTGCTCTTTCATGtcaatgttaaaaacaaaacaaaacatccctcccccccaaaaaaaaacaaacaaacctccccgggcctcagtttcctcatgtgccAAAGGAGGAGGTtgctcctttttttcattttttccggAAAGGTATTTTGTGTCAGGGCTTGTTGGGCTGTTCATCGGGAAACGTCTGTTGTGTGCAAATTGAATCGATATATtgaaacaaaattaacaaaatctCTGGGGatccaaaagtaaaatgagaagtcCTTTCCAATCTCAGCCCTTTTTGTTCCAGTTCTCTGATCCAAACGCAGTCATGGTGGCGTGGGATGGGGCAGAccaggaggaggaaagggagggagctTGGAGAGAGAAAACCACTAGAGGAAATTTCATTGTAAGAGTTTGTTCACATCTGTATATAGTTCTTATTTTCTGGCTATACAGGTGATGTAAATAGGGTTGAAGCAAAGCAACTTTCTCCCTGGGTGAAAGAACGTTTGCAGGTAAGTCCCACATCCTTTCCTGAGAGGGAGGCAGATAGCTAACAAGTGGGGCTAGCGGGTAGTCCTCCTGTAGGAGGCGGCATCTGCTCTGCTTTCCTGGTAGTAGCTGGAGACAGGTTTGTGTGTCTGCACACAcatgattattttgttttcacttaGGAAATTAACAAATCTCTCAACCTTCTTCTCAGTTCTTTACAGGGGAGAATCCCTGTTAAAAACTAGTCATTCTGCAGTTGTCCATGTTAGAGCTGACCTGGGAAACCAGGAATCTTAGTGAAAATTCCGAAGCTGACATTGGGACTGAAGTACAGGTTTgagtccctctccctctccctctcctccttctccctttccctctctctctctcccttcctgtctccttcacccctctctttctctctctccctttctccctccctcctcccctctctgttTTTCcctgtatctctgtctttgtttctctccctctccccctttcctccctccttctctctcaccctttctggctctctctcctttctcctctttttctttccattcccctttttctctctccccttctattctcattctctctctctccctttccctccctctctccctttctttctctctctctctctctctctctctctctctctctctctctctctctctctctctctctctctctctctctctctctccttccccttcctcctcctgttctgtttctacctcccttccttcctccatccccctctctttctcctttttctcctttccttcctctctttccctctccttccattttttctctctcttcccttccccttcctcctccttttctgtttctatcttcctttcttcctttccttcctctctttccctccccttctattttttatctctcttcccttccccttcctcctccttttctgtttgtctctctatttcccttcctccctccctccccctctctttctcctttttctccttttcttcctctctttccctccccttctctttcctcttctctccttctctatctGTCCCTGTCTTTCAGCATAATCTCCAATTTGCATTTTCCATAAAATTAGTTGACACTAATGAGCCATTATCATCAGTAGGACACCCGTTCTGAGCCATTTGTCCAATAGTTGTGACCGATCTCTCTGAACTACTCCAAGTATGCtctctttcttctgttctcttcttaCCAAAGGGCACCCATGTTCCTTCCACCTGGGCCCTGGCCACAGACTAATTAGCACTGGCTGCTACTTGTTGTGTTTCACTTCTAAAGCAAGAGTCTCTTGATTCACTGTTAAGAGATCCTGACATCAGAAAACATGGCCTCACTCCACACTGAGCAGTGAGTGGGTGCACAGATATACTTTTTTGAGGAGAGCATGGCCTTGAATTCACGTAGCTCCGTTCAAGGATTTGTGAGGTCATATCAAAACTTCACTTAATCTAAGAAGATTCTGCTAGAGGGTCAGTAACTTATGTTTTGTATCAAAagattcatttaattttcaaaacatttccatttgaCAGGTTGCACAGGCATTACTATTACCATTTTAATTGAGGAGAAATCCCTGCACAGAGCAGCTGACTCgctcaaggtcatacaattaATGAGTGGACTCTCCAAATGACATTTGTCCTTCAGAGGTTGGGGAGTATTAGCTTTGTTTTACACAGGGGAAGTGGTGAGATGCTATAACTCCCCGCTGGAGCATGGAGTTGGCTAGTGGCAGGGCCAAAATTTGAAAGGAGTTCAGAACTAGGGGCAGAGGAAACTGATTTTTAGAGATATCAGGCTGTGAACAATGGTACCAAACCAGGAATTGTGGGAATTGAAACCATCGGATTATTGATTGgcagctggaagggattttagaggtcaGCCCATTCAAGGGGAGCTAAGAGAGgcaaaggaaggatggatggCTTGCCCAGGAGCCCACAACTAGAATCTGGGGCAGAATGAAAACTCGGGTCTGTTTCTAAGGTCCAGTGTCCTATCTACTGACCATGCATGCGTCCTTATGAATCTGAGAACTGAAGCAGCCCAAACTGCAGCCTTGCTGTATTGAAGGGTGACCCGGGGCAGGTGAGTTAGTCTCTTCTATTGGCTTCCTTTTTAGTTCCACCCCATCCTGCCCGGGGTGTCTGCCTTTGTATCCCACTCACAGTATCACAGTGCCCCTCTATCAAAAATTATCTGTTCTGTGGTCTATTCACCTAGTGTTTGTCTACATTTTGGGTGATTAAATCAATAAACTGAACTGTGATGAGGTTTTGGGGGATGAGGTTACTTTCCCTAGCTCAGGGACCTCCAGGAGACACAAACTTAATTTATTTCACAGAGGGGGAGAGATATTTAAGGATGGAAGGTTCTACCCCTCCCCAGCATTAGGTAAGTGGCTGAGAAGCTAGGGAGCATGGCAGTGGATATAGGCTtgcactgggcttggaataaaaaaagcatcttcatgaattcaaatctggtgtcacACATTTAATATCCAATTGATCCTGTGCGACTCACTTGatcctgtttggctcagtttcctcatctgagaaaataaggtggagaaggaaattacaaaccacaccagtacatgtgggtcctttcccctttttttgatctctttgggatacggGCCtgatagagacactgctggatcaaagggtatgcacagcttgagaGCTTTTTTTGGACATAGATCCAGaatgctctctagaatggttggatctgttcacaactccaccaacaatgtattaataacctagttttcccacagcccctccaacatttctcattatcttttcctgtcattttaaccaatctgagaagcaTGAAGTGAcaccccagagttgtcttaatttacatttttctaatcaatagtgatttaagcatttttttttcatatgactagaaatggtttcaatttcttcacctgaaaattgtctgttcatatcctttgaccatttatcaatttatcctttgaccaattgACTTATATCTTtagaaatttgaatcaattctccatctattttagaaatgagatctttaattataaaattaaaaaaaaacaaaaaaagaaatgagatctcTATCAGAGCCCTTGGGTGTAAAACAATTgctcccagttttctgcttcccttctaatcttggctacattggctttgtttgtctaaatcctttttaatttaatataatcattcATGATGTATTGCagcaatagaatataaaatgattttttgcaTTTCCTAATGTTATCTAGTTCTTTAGCCATCAATtccttccttcacagatctgagaggtaaatgatcccttgtttttctaatttgcttatagtgtccccctttatgtttaaatcatgaactcatttcaacattatcttggtgtacggtgttaagtgtgagtccatgcctagtttctgccacactaatttacaattttcccagcagtctttgtccaatagtgagttcttatcccagaagctggggtctttgggtttatcaaatactagattactatagtcattggctattgtgtcttgtgaacctgaCCAATTCCACTGATCCTAATCTCTTTCTCAGcctgtaccaaatggttttgatgacctctactttataatatagttttagagctAGGTTAcctttgtttgtatttttttcccagtgtccctttagAAAAATTATTGGTAATAGAATAAATTGTCTTTCCTCCACCACCTTCCTTACTATCCTCCTTCCAGGAATCTTATAGATcgagagctagaaggaacctcagaggccacTGAGTCTAATCCCtctaccattttacagatgaggaaactgagacctagggagCTTATATAGCTTATAAAAGGAGGTGCAAATGGTTGAGTATCAGAGTTAAAACTTAAATCAGAGTCCCAGGACTCTGGAGTTAGTGCTTTTTGCACTGTAAAACATGACTTCCCCTTTCTGTACTCCCCAAATGAACCCTTctttagaacaaagaaaaacagcCAAGCTCAACTAGTCAGCAGAGTGAACACATCTGGCAGGGCATGAAGCATTCTGCAGACTTGGGGCCCTATTTCTTAggagtgtttttttttggggggagagtcTCTATCTGTATTTTCAACAATGTAAAGTCCCCCTGAGTTATGGCTGCAGCCTAATTTGATCGAGAGCCAGCCTCCAAGCCCCGACTCGGGTCCAAACTGATTTTATGACCCTCGGTCAATAACCGAATCACTTACTCGTGGCCCCATGCATCTCATCAAGACCTGAAGTCtttgactttaaaataaaacaaaacttggtGACTTGTTTTCAGTGTAATCAGGATCCTTGGTAAtcctctgaattttattttatgcatttaagaatatGATTTGAGAAGGAGCTGTTCAAGGATaccaaaaggttaagaactcctgctttGACTTTAAGTGGTAGAGCAGCTGCTGATTTGTGATGGGAGAAGGGGTTTCCTTGGCAGGAATCTCCCATATTCCCTTGTGATTAATAGTCCCAGTCTCCCCCAAAGGAATAGAGCTTGTAATCAACCAGCTAGCATTTGTTAAACACCCACTGTATGCCAGCCGCTGCTCTAGGTGATGGGgacatgaggaaaataaaagtcccagtggggcagctagatagtgcagtggttagagcgcCGGCCCTGGGAAGAGCTCCTGCTTCCAAATCACAGTTCTTGCTCAGACATAACTGTGGATCTCCCCTCTCCACTAGAATTAAGTGTATCTAATGCGGTCATTAGAGACCCCCCTGGcacttctcctccttccttcccttccgaGTTCAGAAAAGAAGGGTTAGTGCTGATTCTCTGGCAAAGGGCCCAGCCTGAGTTATTTCGTTCTGCTAAGCTATACTCCTTCACTCTGTGGCTCTGGTCTTGTTTCCATTTGTCAGAATGGTCCCGGAGCTGGGAGGTTCTAAGGACAGGGGATAATCTCCTCCCCTTTATAGGTATCTTTAGTCCTTAGcataatacttggcacatagaGTTCAAGagattctctccctctttctgtctctctgtctctgtctctttctctctccgtctctgtctctctttgtctgtgtgtctctgtctgtctggcTCTCTCTgccattgtttctttttctctctgtctctttctctctccgtctctgtctctctttgtctgtgtgtctctgtctgtctggcTCTCTCTgccattgtttctttttctctctgtctctttgtctctgtctctgcctgcctttctctctctctctgtgtttctctgtttcGGTCTCTTTGTCTCTGGCTTTCTCtatcagtctctctgtctctgtttctttgccattatctcttctttctctgtctcctccccatctctccttctcctctctgtctgtctctctgtct
This is a stretch of genomic DNA from Sminthopsis crassicaudata isolate SCR6 chromosome X, ASM4859323v1, whole genome shotgun sequence. It encodes these proteins:
- the LOC141549041 gene encoding uncharacterized protein LOC141549041, coding for MARLSVPPPPQVPVFEAVGPSGVGAPRAQRLAVSASRALGVWLMPSGRPAGEDGHVPRRLWAEVASGREGAGGEGKWRKGGVNRGTSRRRERAGPSSFGSRPGVRGRLGQREPYLARLTAAFLGASAAAGTAQLEPESDGSAEGGSAGRTAGRPSVRPPRCLGAPAPIPACPSGPPARPAAARLVSVSARVGDSPVRLDFYVYACVRTVARTERECTSTEDQQLDRPAGLPEEADQSHEQFLQVLEEQERRENDVVGVESRPRLQSQLCLCGFGDYVMALKSSDIFQSLKTEEVCEYQEPCLGLEAQGASKFSKDSREARKAQEGRKASQACELLEPRGFHDPREPQDDTDDQFCYEMFDGDEAGEASESFSGRKKSKLQAFKDFFTRKKKIFTKSLRKTNLKMSQSSSDNSVSELGVFHPLIQPGSKGNMSTKSLSDESIFMLDSAQETSADKSQRGPPENPGTFQ